From Spirosoma aerolatum, one genomic window encodes:
- a CDS encoding TldD/PmbA family protein: MAIILSKDEAKKIIDKVLSYSKADEMSVNLTGGRTGNIRYARNSVSTSGEGTNLSLAVTAVFGKKSGTATVNEFDDASLEKTVRRAEEIARLAPENPEYMPMLGPQTYLSTDPYSENTAKMDPAYRAQATFDSLDPCRKKNLVAAGYMEDSTRFNAIGNSKGLSAYNRETSVEFSITVRTADGLGSGYATQDVTDVSKLSTKNMTEIAMQKAMASVNARALEPGKYTVILEPAALVSNVDASLMVALVRSMDARNADEGRSFLSKKGGGTRLGEKLFDERVTIYSDPTNLEVPTGAFSGDGRPQEKVTWIEKGVVKNMPYSRYWAEKKGVHATPPGGNFIMEGGTQSLADMIKGTEKGILVTRLWYIRPVDPQTLLYTGLTRDGTFYIENGQIKFPVKNFRFNESPVIMLNNLEAMGKPVRIGGNLVPPLKIRDFTFTSLSDAV, translated from the coding sequence ATGGCTATCATTTTAAGCAAAGACGAAGCAAAGAAAATAATCGATAAAGTCCTCTCCTACTCGAAAGCGGACGAGATGAGCGTCAACCTGACGGGTGGGCGTACCGGCAATATTCGGTATGCCCGCAACTCGGTATCGACCAGTGGCGAAGGCACCAATTTATCGCTGGCCGTAACGGCAGTTTTTGGCAAGAAAAGCGGTACGGCAACCGTCAATGAGTTTGACGATGCCTCGTTGGAAAAAACCGTCCGACGGGCCGAAGAGATCGCCCGACTGGCACCCGAAAACCCGGAGTACATGCCCATGCTGGGGCCTCAGACCTATTTATCGACCGATCCGTATTCAGAAAATACGGCTAAGATGGACCCGGCCTATCGCGCACAGGCGACGTTCGACAGCCTTGATCCCTGCCGCAAAAAGAATCTGGTAGCCGCCGGGTACATGGAAGATTCGACCCGTTTCAATGCCATTGGCAACAGTAAGGGCCTATCGGCGTATAACCGTGAAACCTCCGTCGAATTCTCCATCACCGTTCGTACCGCCGATGGATTAGGCTCAGGGTATGCAACCCAGGACGTGACGGATGTCTCGAAACTCAGCACGAAAAATATGACGGAGATCGCCATGCAGAAAGCGATGGCGTCGGTCAATGCACGGGCACTGGAGCCGGGTAAATACACCGTTATTCTGGAACCGGCTGCGCTGGTCTCCAATGTCGATGCGTCGCTCATGGTGGCGCTGGTTCGGTCGATGGATGCCCGCAATGCCGACGAAGGTCGTTCGTTCCTGAGCAAAAAAGGGGGCGGTACCCGGTTAGGGGAGAAACTTTTCGACGAACGGGTCACCATCTACTCCGACCCTACTAATCTGGAAGTTCCCACGGGTGCCTTCAGTGGTGATGGACGTCCGCAGGAAAAAGTAACCTGGATTGAAAAGGGTGTTGTCAAAAACATGCCCTACTCACGTTACTGGGCCGAAAAGAAAGGAGTCCATGCAACTCCTCCGGGCGGTAACTTCATTATGGAAGGCGGCACCCAATCGCTGGCCGATATGATCAAAGGTACGGAGAAAGGTATTCTCGTTACCCGACTCTGGTACATCCGTCCGGTCGATCCACAGACGTTGCTCTATACGGGCCTTACCCGCGACGGGACGTTTTATATCGAAAATGGGCAGATCAAATTCCCGGTCAAAAACTTCCGCTTCAACGAAAGCCC